One Perognathus longimembris pacificus isolate PPM17 chromosome 2, ASM2315922v1, whole genome shotgun sequence DNA segment encodes these proteins:
- the Dydc2 gene encoding DPY30 domain-containing protein 2, whose product MESAYLKRCFGNSLTQALAEVAKVRPSDPIEYLAHWLYHYRKITKADEENKQKMIQLQEECDCGLKDEEMLKQEAHQTQRRCARCHKKLVSTTQAVLMKEDTESLEKALNQASLPGPSNAISGTHQQVLPTPPAHQTELNLKTPQEINA is encoded by the exons ATGGAAAGTGCCTACCTGAAGAGATGCTTTGGAAATTCCCTAACCCAAGCACTGGCAGAGGTGGCAAAGGTTCGACCCAGTGACCCAATAGAGTACCTGGCTCACTGGCTTTATCATTATAGGAAAATTACTAAAGCAGATGaagag AATAAGCAAAAGATGATACAGCTGCAAGAGGAATGTGACTGCGGCCTCAAGGACGAAGAAATGCTGAAACAAGAAGCGCATCAGACACAACGGAGGTGTGCACGGTGTCACAAG AAGCTGGTCTCCACAACACAGGCTGTCCTCATGAAGGAAGACACAGAATCCCTTGAGAAGGCCTTGAATCAGGCATCGCTACCAGGTCCCTCCAATGCAATTTCAGGAACACATCAACAGGTTCTGCCTACACCACCAGCCCACCAGACTGAGCTCAACCTCAAAACTCCACAAGAAATAAATGCCTAG